The Terriglobia bacterium genome includes a region encoding these proteins:
- the gap gene encoding type I glyceraldehyde-3-phosphate dehydrogenase has translation MAIKVGINGFGRIGRNILRASLGDSNLEFVAVNDLTDPKTLAHLLKYDSVLGNLTHEVRAEQDSIRVAGRRVRVFFEKDPAKIDWESVGAQVVVESTGRFTNAEDARKHLRGPVKKVIISAPAKNEDITIVLGVNEDKYDPARHKIISNASCTTNCLAPIAKVVNDEFKIVSGTMTTIHSYTNDQVILDFPHKDLRRARAAAINMIPTTTGAAKAVYLVIPELKGKLDGFAMRVPTPNVSVVDLVCFVENKTSAEGVNAAMKKASQSGPLKGYLGYEEEELVSSDFKGDDRSSIVDAPLTRVVAGNCVKVISWYDNEWGYSCRVRDLINFIGKKGL, from the coding sequence ATGGCAATCAAAGTCGGCATCAACGGTTTTGGCCGCATCGGCCGCAACATTCTTCGCGCCTCGCTCGGCGATTCGAACCTGGAGTTTGTCGCCGTCAACGATCTCACCGATCCCAAGACCCTCGCCCACCTGCTCAAGTACGATTCGGTCCTCGGCAACCTGACGCATGAGGTGCGTGCCGAGCAGGATTCCATCAGGGTGGCCGGCCGAAGGGTGCGCGTCTTTTTCGAAAAGGATCCCGCCAAGATCGATTGGGAGTCGGTGGGTGCGCAGGTCGTGGTGGAATCCACCGGCCGCTTCACCAACGCCGAAGACGCCCGCAAGCACCTGCGCGGCCCGGTGAAAAAGGTCATCATTTCCGCGCCCGCCAAGAACGAAGACATCACCATCGTGCTGGGCGTGAACGAGGACAAGTACGATCCCGCCCGGCACAAAATCATCTCCAATGCCTCCTGCACCACCAACTGCCTGGCGCCCATCGCGAAAGTGGTCAACGACGAATTCAAGATCGTCAGCGGCACCATGACCACCATCCACTCCTACACCAACGACCAGGTGATCCTCGATTTCCCGCACAAGGACCTGCGGCGCGCGCGCGCGGCGGCCATCAACATGATTCCGACCACCACCGGCGCGGCCAAGGCGGTTTACCTGGTGATTCCGGAACTGAAGGGCAAGCTCGACGGCTTTGCCATGCGCGTGCCTACGCCCAACGTGTCGGTGGTGGACCTGGTCTGCTTTGTTGAAAATAAGACAAGCGCCGAGGGAGTGAACGCGGCCATGAAGAAGGCCTCGCAGTCCGGCCCGCTGAAGGGCTATCTCGGCTACGAGGAGGAGGAACTGGTCTCCTCCGATTTCAAGGGCGACGACCGCTCGTCCATCGTGGACGCGCCGCTCACCCGCGTGGTGGCCGGCAACTGCGTGAAGGTCATTTCCTGGTACGACAACGAGTGGGGATACTCCTGCCGCGTCCGCGACCTGATCAACTTCATCGGCAAAAAGGGCTTGTAG
- a CDS encoding NYN domain-containing protein encodes MGAIPVAPKGANPRIRVFVDYWNLQLTLNDREQQATGQADVRFKIDWRALPLWLAKKAAEKAGIGAYSFEGAIIYTSHDPNTAEGRKFNAWVTTWLNRQPGIQAESRPRQTRNCPKCNVCHRDIRICPHADCGAQIAGTIEKGVDTAIVTDMIRLAWEDAYEVAVLASSDADLVPAVAFLDQKGRKVVQAGFPPSGVHLATACWASFDIFANRNEICRP; translated from the coding sequence GTGGGCGCAATTCCTGTCGCACCGAAAGGTGCCAATCCCCGAATCCGGGTTTTCGTCGATTACTGGAATCTCCAGCTAACGCTCAATGATAGAGAGCAGCAAGCCACGGGGCAGGCTGATGTACGTTTCAAGATCGATTGGAGAGCGCTTCCCCTGTGGCTGGCCAAGAAGGCAGCGGAAAAAGCCGGGATTGGCGCATACAGTTTCGAGGGCGCGATTATCTACACATCGCACGACCCAAATACAGCCGAGGGCCGCAAGTTCAACGCTTGGGTAACAACATGGCTTAATAGGCAACCAGGGATTCAGGCAGAGTCGCGCCCCCGTCAAACGAGAAACTGTCCAAAATGTAACGTATGTCATCGCGACATCAGAATCTGTCCACATGCCGATTGCGGCGCACAGATTGCCGGGACAATAGAAAAGGGCGTAGATACTGCCATTGTGACGGACATGATTCGGTTGGCATGGGAGGACGCGTATGAAGTTGCAGTGCTCGCATCCTCAGATGCGGACCTGGTTCCAGCTGTAGCGTTTCTCGATCAGAAGGGCAGAAAAGTGGTGCAGGCGGGGTTCCCTCCAAGTGGCGTGCACCTGGCGACTGCATGCTGGGCATCGTTCGATATTTTCGCCAACCGCAATGAAATCTGCCGTCCCTAG